Proteins from a genomic interval of Vreelandella profundi:
- a CDS encoding carboxymuconolactone decarboxylase family protein, whose protein sequence is MNPSPCPPIADADWPSEIADQRDGFAGALNVYRTMAHHPALLEAWAPLRQHVVKENALGPELTEVVILRAGLRMEAAYEWAHHVSRALALGFTEARITAIRGMPEGVDGLIVQAVDALFDARMLAPEQESALTAAIGRKAVIDLIAMVGFYSVLGYLLKTYDTPLDTNIQKEAEKRPALFSINPPAAAA, encoded by the coding sequence ATGAACCCATCCCCCTGCCCGCCCATTGCGGATGCTGACTGGCCGAGCGAAATTGCCGATCAACGCGATGGCTTTGCCGGTGCACTGAATGTTTATCGCACCATGGCGCACCATCCGGCTCTGCTTGAGGCGTGGGCACCGCTGCGACAACATGTGGTAAAAGAAAACGCACTAGGACCTGAGCTGACCGAAGTGGTGATTTTACGCGCGGGCCTGCGTATGGAGGCGGCCTATGAGTGGGCGCATCACGTCAGCCGAGCACTTGCTCTTGGATTCACCGAGGCGCGGATCACTGCCATTCGAGGAATGCCAGAGGGCGTTGACGGCCTCATCGTTCAAGCCGTTGATGCGCTATTTGACGCGCGCATGCTGGCGCCTGAGCAGGAGTCAGCACTGACAGCAGCCATTGGCCGTAAGGCCGTGATCGATTTGATCGCGATGGTGGGTTTCTATTCGGTGCTGGGCTATCTGCTCAAAACCTACGACACGCCCCTTGATACCAATATTCAAAAGGAAGCGGAGAAAAGACCGGCGCTATTTTCGATAAATCCGCCTGCCGCCGCTGCATAA
- a CDS encoding aspartate aminotransferase family protein, producing the protein MTRILHRGIGATLPHAASAQGVYITDTSGRRYLDGSGGAAVTSVGHAHPEVLAAMRSQIDHLCYAHTAFFTTDAAEALAEKLVDLAPEGLNYVYLVSGGSEAVEAALKMARQYFVEIGAPQRRHIIARRQSYHGNTIGALATGGNAMRRQQFQPILPETHHVSPCYAYRDKGVDESPEAYAARLADELEAKILALGPEEVMAFVAEPVVGATLGAVGSVADYFKRVRAICDKYGVLLILDEVMCGMGRTGTVFACEQDGVIPDIVTIAKGLGGGYQPIGAVMLSEKIYASFANGSGQFQHGHTYIGHPVAAAAANKVVEIIARPETLANVNAMGARLQSGLEAALAASPHVGDIRGRGLFRGIEIVANRAHKTPFDPTKKIHAKIKRQAMARGLISYPMGGTIDGTYGDHILLAPPYIIEPSDIDLIIERIADAINAAIAE; encoded by the coding sequence ATGACACGTATTCTTCATCGCGGCATCGGCGCAACGCTGCCTCATGCTGCGTCTGCGCAGGGTGTCTACATCACCGATACCAGCGGGCGCCGCTATCTCGATGGTTCAGGAGGCGCGGCCGTCACCAGCGTCGGCCACGCTCATCCTGAAGTGTTGGCAGCCATGCGATCGCAGATTGATCATCTTTGCTATGCGCACACGGCTTTTTTCACCACGGATGCTGCTGAAGCGCTTGCGGAGAAGCTCGTCGATTTAGCGCCCGAGGGGCTAAATTACGTCTACCTGGTATCAGGTGGTTCAGAGGCCGTTGAAGCCGCTTTGAAGATGGCGCGGCAATACTTTGTGGAGATTGGCGCTCCCCAGCGGCGACACATCATCGCCAGGCGCCAGAGCTATCACGGCAATACCATCGGTGCTTTAGCCACGGGCGGCAACGCGATGCGGCGCCAACAGTTTCAGCCTATCCTGCCAGAAACTCATCACGTCTCGCCCTGCTATGCTTATCGCGACAAGGGCGTTGATGAGTCACCGGAAGCTTACGCCGCAAGGCTTGCAGACGAACTCGAAGCCAAGATTCTGGCGCTTGGCCCTGAGGAGGTCATGGCCTTCGTTGCCGAGCCCGTGGTGGGGGCAACGCTGGGAGCGGTCGGCTCGGTTGCGGATTACTTTAAGCGCGTTCGCGCTATTTGCGATAAATACGGCGTCCTGCTGATTCTTGATGAAGTCATGTGCGGTATGGGACGAACCGGCACCGTGTTTGCCTGCGAGCAAGACGGCGTCATACCGGATATCGTCACCATCGCCAAAGGCCTGGGTGGAGGCTATCAGCCAATCGGTGCAGTGATGCTGTCGGAGAAAATCTACGCAAGCTTTGCCAACGGTTCAGGCCAGTTTCAGCACGGGCATACGTACATTGGCCACCCCGTTGCGGCCGCCGCTGCCAATAAAGTGGTTGAGATCATTGCCCGGCCGGAGACACTGGCTAACGTTAACGCCATGGGCGCGAGGTTGCAGAGCGGCCTTGAAGCAGCTCTCGCGGCCTCCCCCCACGTGGGCGATATACGCGGCAGAGGCTTGTTTCGCGGTATCGAAATAGTCGCCAACCGAGCGCATAAAACACCTTTCGATCCGACTAAAAAGATTCATGCCAAGATCAAGCGCCAGGCCATGGCACGGGGCCTGATCAGCTATCCAATGGGCGGTACCATTGATGGCACTTACGGTGATCATATTTTGCTGGCGCCGCCTTACATTATTGAGCCCAGCGATATCGATCTGATCATTGAACGCATTGCTGACGCTATTAACGCCGCGATCGCAGAATAA
- a CDS encoding MurR/RpiR family transcriptional regulator: protein MAQSDPLREQIIAQYDVMSGQLQQAARYVLEYPDEVALVSMRELARHAAVQPATMTRLAKFLGMQGYDELRAHYAAALRRGSDGFAAKVRLRESEDTEQPKSDIASHMLHGLSAQIARLSEPDSLQRLEAVAERLGAARKVYVLGLRSCHSVAWHFHYVMSLLSDRSVHLDGPAGTGGDALIRATADDVVLVVSIKPYAAETLALAQLAKDKGLDILSITDSEVSPLVGMSTHTIFCATESYSFFHTLTPALAVSEVLCTLLAEHDRSKSLNALQRADDHFAQLKTYATAIPQSKPRRP, encoded by the coding sequence ATGGCGCAGAGCGACCCTCTGAGAGAGCAGATCATTGCCCAGTACGATGTCATGTCAGGGCAACTCCAGCAGGCCGCTCGCTACGTGCTTGAGTATCCGGACGAAGTAGCGCTGGTGTCCATGCGTGAGCTGGCGCGCCATGCGGCGGTGCAACCCGCGACGATGACACGGCTTGCAAAGTTCTTAGGCATGCAAGGGTACGATGAACTTCGGGCACATTATGCCGCGGCGCTGCGTCGGGGAAGCGACGGCTTTGCTGCCAAGGTTCGCCTGCGCGAAAGCGAAGATACCGAGCAGCCCAAAAGCGATATTGCCTCTCATATGCTGCATGGGCTGAGCGCCCAGATTGCTAGGCTCAGCGAACCTGATTCGCTGCAGCGGCTTGAAGCCGTTGCCGAGCGGCTGGGGGCGGCGAGGAAGGTATACGTGTTAGGTTTGCGCTCGTGTCATTCCGTTGCATGGCATTTCCATTACGTTATGTCACTGTTAAGCGATCGTTCGGTTCATCTAGATGGGCCGGCGGGGACCGGTGGAGACGCGCTCATTCGCGCGACGGCGGATGACGTGGTGCTCGTCGTCTCCATCAAGCCTTATGCAGCTGAGACGCTAGCGCTTGCGCAGCTGGCTAAAGACAAGGGGCTGGACATTCTTTCGATCACCGACAGCGAAGTATCGCCGCTGGTCGGAATGTCCACCCACACGATTTTTTGCGCTACGGAAAGCTACAGCTTCTTCCATACGCTCACCCCTGCCTTAGCCGTCTCCGAAGTACTGTGCACCTTATTGGCTGAGCATGACCGATCCAAATCATTAAACGCCTTGCAGCGTGCCGATGATCATTTCGCGCAGCTGAAAACGTACGCTACGGCTATCCCTCAATCCAAACCGCGTCGCCCTTAA
- the nirD gene encoding nitrite reductase small subunit NirD: MTAAALKNEMDTAGFNHTTTWQKVCTKADLVAFSGVAAWLETTSGPAQVAIFYLPVDPNSTTLPGRATELYALDHFDPFSKVNVIARGIVGDIKGAAVVASPIYKQHFRLEDGQCLEDESVTLRTWPIAFKGDAVWIEG, from the coding sequence ATGACCGCAGCTGCATTGAAAAACGAGATGGATACGGCAGGCTTCAACCACACTACGACGTGGCAAAAGGTGTGTACCAAGGCCGATTTAGTGGCCTTCTCAGGCGTTGCCGCGTGGCTTGAAACCACAAGCGGCCCTGCCCAAGTCGCCATTTTCTATTTGCCGGTCGACCCAAACTCCACGACGCTACCTGGCCGTGCCACTGAGCTTTACGCCCTCGACCACTTTGACCCCTTCTCCAAGGTCAATGTAATCGCCCGCGGTATCGTCGGCGATATAAAAGGTGCGGCCGTTGTCGCCTCACCTATCTACAAGCAGCATTTTCGCTTAGAAGACGGCCAGTGTTTGGAGGACGAAAGCGTCACGCTACGCACATGGCCAATCGCCTTTAAGGGCGACGCGGTTTGGATTGAGGGATAG
- the nirB gene encoding nitrite reductase large subunit NirB, whose protein sequence is MSTKNGSIQTTSTQQLIIIGNGMVGHHLVEQLVDNGALERYQVTVFGEERHRAYDRVHLSEYFSGRDADALALCEADYYALSNVELRSGEAVIEIDRATHEVITDQGRYPYDRLVLATGSYPFVPPIPGNDREGCLVYRTLDDLDAIRAIAETATTGVVVGGGLLGLEAANALRGLNLDTAVIEFAPRLMPMQVDNEGGELLREKIEALGVQVLTERATQRIEDGEASRHRMVFQDDKILETDLIVFSAGIRPRDQLARDCGLEIGERGGIVVDNQCLTSDPAILAVGEVALWNQSIFGLVAPGYQMAKAAFSTLMDGSTRFAGADMSTKLKLLGVDVGSIGDAHGNQNPGARMFRYLDPIKQEYRKLVVSSDGKKLLGAMLVGNNGVYDTLLQYYANGIELPAEPASLILPQSGAAPALGPGSLPETAMICSCHNVSKANICATIDGGAEDLAGVKVATKASTGCGGCTALLKSVVDYELEARGVDVDKSICEHFAHTRQGLYDIVRVEGIKTFTDLIEKHGNPDTHRLGCDICKPAVGSILASCFNEPITDAAHIPLQDTNDTFMANMQKNGTYSVVPRVAGGEITPDKLITLGEVAKKYSLYSKVTGGQRIDLFGARLEDLPDIWSELIAAGFETGHAYGKSLRTVKSCVGSTWCRYGVQDSVGMAIWLENRYKGLRSPHKIKFGVSGCTRECAEAQSKDIGIIATENGWNLYVCGNGGMRPRHAELFATDLDDEQLYRTIDRFLMFYVRTADRLQRTSVWRENLDGGLAYLKEVILDDSLGINAELDRQMQTVVDTYQCEWAEAISNPEKLKRFRSFVNDDRPDPSIIMTSERGQLRPA, encoded by the coding sequence ATGTCTACTAAAAACGGGTCTATTCAAACAACGTCTACCCAGCAGCTTATTATTATTGGTAACGGTATGGTCGGCCATCACCTGGTCGAGCAGCTAGTCGACAACGGCGCACTGGAACGCTATCAGGTCACCGTGTTTGGCGAAGAACGCCACCGCGCCTATGACCGAGTGCATCTTTCTGAGTACTTTAGCGGCCGCGATGCAGACGCTCTGGCGCTTTGTGAAGCGGATTACTATGCCCTAAGCAACGTGGAGCTGCGCAGCGGTGAAGCTGTGATCGAGATTGACCGCGCAACCCATGAAGTGATTACCGACCAGGGCCGCTACCCCTATGACCGTCTCGTGCTGGCCACCGGCTCCTATCCGTTTGTGCCACCCATTCCGGGGAACGACCGCGAAGGCTGCCTGGTCTATCGCACGCTGGACGATCTTGATGCCATTCGCGCGATCGCTGAAACGGCCACCACCGGCGTGGTCGTCGGGGGCGGCTTGCTGGGGTTAGAAGCGGCCAATGCTCTGCGTGGCTTGAACCTAGACACTGCGGTTATTGAGTTTGCGCCGCGCTTAATGCCGATGCAGGTGGATAACGAAGGCGGCGAGCTGCTGCGCGAAAAAATTGAAGCGCTCGGCGTGCAGGTGCTCACCGAGCGCGCGACGCAGCGCATTGAGGATGGCGAAGCAAGCCGCCACCGCATGGTTTTCCAAGACGATAAAATTCTTGAAACCGACCTGATTGTCTTTTCAGCCGGCATTCGGCCTCGCGATCAGCTCGCGCGAGACTGCGGCCTGGAGATTGGCGAACGCGGCGGTATCGTTGTGGATAATCAGTGCCTCACCAGCGACCCGGCCATTCTCGCGGTTGGCGAGGTGGCGCTATGGAATCAAAGTATTTTCGGCCTTGTCGCGCCCGGCTATCAAATGGCCAAAGCCGCGTTTTCGACGCTGATGGACGGCAGCACGCGCTTTGCTGGCGCCGACATGAGCACCAAGCTCAAACTGCTGGGCGTGGATGTCGGTTCAATTGGGGATGCCCACGGCAATCAAAACCCCGGCGCTCGAATGTTCCGCTACCTGGATCCGATCAAACAGGAATACCGCAAGCTGGTCGTTTCCAGCGACGGTAAAAAGCTGCTCGGCGCTATGCTGGTCGGCAACAACGGCGTTTACGACACGCTGTTGCAGTATTACGCCAACGGCATTGAACTGCCCGCTGAGCCCGCGTCATTGATTCTGCCCCAGAGCGGCGCGGCCCCTGCCCTTGGCCCTGGCTCGCTGCCGGAAACGGCGATGATTTGCTCCTGCCATAACGTCAGCAAAGCCAATATTTGCGCCACGATTGACGGTGGAGCGGAGGATCTTGCTGGTGTAAAAGTCGCCACGAAAGCCAGCACCGGGTGTGGTGGCTGTACTGCGCTGCTCAAAAGCGTGGTCGACTATGAGCTGGAAGCACGCGGCGTCGACGTCGATAAATCGATTTGCGAACACTTCGCCCATACCCGCCAAGGGCTCTACGATATTGTCCGCGTCGAAGGTATCAAAACCTTCACTGATTTAATTGAAAAGCACGGCAATCCTGACACTCACCGCTTAGGCTGCGATATTTGCAAACCCGCCGTGGGTTCTATTCTGGCCTCCTGCTTTAACGAGCCCATCACCGATGCCGCGCATATTCCTTTGCAGGATACCAATGATACGTTCATGGCCAACATGCAAAAGAACGGCACCTACTCGGTAGTGCCGCGCGTGGCCGGTGGTGAAATCACGCCTGACAAACTGATCACGCTGGGTGAAGTCGCTAAAAAATACAGCCTCTACTCAAAAGTCACCGGCGGTCAGCGAATCGATTTATTTGGTGCACGCCTGGAAGATCTGCCGGATATCTGGAGCGAGCTGATTGCAGCCGGTTTTGAGACCGGCCACGCCTACGGCAAATCGCTGCGCACGGTGAAATCCTGCGTGGGCAGCACCTGGTGCCGCTACGGCGTGCAGGACAGCGTCGGCATGGCGATCTGGTTAGAGAATCGCTACAAAGGTCTGCGCTCTCCTCACAAGATCAAGTTTGGCGTTTCCGGCTGCACCCGCGAATGCGCTGAAGCCCAGAGCAAAGATATCGGCATCATTGCCACCGAGAACGGCTGGAATCTCTACGTCTGTGGCAACGGCGGCATGCGCCCGCGCCATGCCGAACTGTTCGCCACCGATCTTGACGATGAACAGCTCTATCGCACTATCGACCGCTTCTTGATGTTTTACGTCCGCACGGCTGATCGCCTACAGCGCACCTCCGTGTGGCGCGAAAACCTCGACGGCGGCCTGGCGTATCTTAAAGAGGTGATTTTGGACGATAGCTTGGGCATCAACGCCGAACTGGATCGCCAGATGCAAACGGTGGTAGACACCTATCAATGCGAATGGGCAGAGGCCATCAGCAATCCTGAAAAGCTCAAGCGCTTTCGCAGCTTCGTCAATGATGACCGCCCAGACCCATCGATCATTATGACCTCCGAGCGCGGCCAGCTACGCCCGGCGTAA
- a CDS encoding NAD(P)/FAD-dependent oxidoreductase yields METTSQCSSIRHLVIIGNGMASHRLVEALVKKPTRPQRITVIGAEPTPAYNRILLSPLLAGEMQPDALTLRDAAWYADQGVTLILGEKVDTLDRVHQTLTTDSGRTLNYDHVVLATGSRPAMPDIPGIELGGVHGFRDLQDAAALEAIALRGGNSVVIGGGLLGLEAAEGLRKRGNNMHVSVLQRSERLMNRQLDTTASHLLQNTLTQRGLNIVTGAQLVRLEGDAQGQVASVHLADGRTLDAASVIIAAGITPNAALGHHAGLATEHAVLVDEYLTTSDPAISALGECCQFNGATYGLVEPIWRQVDVLAATLCDTATPGYKDAPSTTKLKISGITLYAFGPTQATAEHDVLSYRDIERGDYRRVLLRNGKIEGAVLYGDTALGPWYFEQALAGCNLNDCRQALLFGAADAEVLLSAASENSSVSYANSSHPTPEAA; encoded by the coding sequence ATGGAAACCACATCCCAGTGCTCATCGATTCGTCATCTGGTGATTATTGGCAACGGCATGGCGAGTCATCGTTTGGTTGAGGCGTTGGTGAAAAAGCCTACTCGCCCACAGCGCATCACGGTCATCGGTGCAGAGCCTACCCCTGCGTATAACCGTATTCTGCTCTCACCGCTGCTTGCGGGTGAGATGCAGCCCGATGCACTGACGCTGCGCGACGCCGCGTGGTACGCAGATCAAGGCGTCACGCTAATCCTTGGCGAAAAAGTCGACACGCTTGATCGCGTTCATCAAACGCTCACCACCGATAGCGGCCGCACGCTCAATTACGATCACGTGGTACTAGCCACCGGCTCACGCCCAGCAATGCCCGACATTCCAGGCATTGAGCTTGGCGGAGTGCATGGCTTTCGCGACTTACAGGATGCCGCTGCGCTTGAGGCCATTGCCCTCCGCGGAGGTAACAGCGTGGTTATCGGAGGCGGCCTGCTGGGGTTAGAAGCCGCCGAAGGGCTGCGTAAACGCGGCAATAATATGCACGTTAGCGTGCTCCAACGCAGCGAGCGGCTAATGAACCGGCAGCTGGATACGACCGCCTCGCATCTGCTGCAAAACACCCTGACTCAACGCGGTTTGAATATCGTTACCGGCGCCCAGCTAGTAAGGCTAGAGGGCGACGCCCAGGGCCAGGTCGCCAGCGTGCATCTTGCAGATGGCCGCACGCTGGACGCTGCCAGCGTGATTATCGCTGCCGGCATTACGCCCAATGCAGCGTTGGGGCATCACGCTGGCCTGGCAACAGAGCATGCCGTTTTAGTCGATGAATATCTCACGACCAGTGATCCGGCTATTTCAGCGCTGGGCGAGTGCTGCCAGTTTAATGGCGCAACTTACGGCTTGGTGGAGCCAATATGGCGGCAGGTAGACGTGCTCGCGGCGACGCTATGCGACACCGCGACGCCTGGATACAAGGATGCCCCTAGCACAACCAAACTCAAAATCAGCGGCATTACGCTTTATGCCTTTGGCCCCACCCAGGCCACCGCTGAGCATGACGTGCTGAGCTACCGCGACATCGAACGCGGCGACTATCGCCGGGTGCTGCTACGCAACGGGAAGATTGAAGGCGCGGTGCTTTACGGCGATACCGCGCTGGGCCCTTGGTACTTCGAGCAAGCACTCGCAGGCTGCAATCTAAATGACTGCCGCCAGGCGCTGCTGTTTGGCGCTGCAGATGCTGAAGTGCTGCTTAGCGCGGCGTCGGAAAATTCGTCTGTCTCTTACGCAAACTCATCTCACCCAACGCCGGAGGCGGCTTAG
- a CDS encoding nitrate reductase, which produces MTQAKTTCPYCGVGCGVTATVKAGTLCAVEGDLEHPANYGRLCVKGSALHETLGHQGRLTHPRVDGVDVTWNVALSTVAQRLKSLRSAHGNHCVAAYLSGQLLTEDYYVANKLFKGFLGTPHLDTNSRLCMASAVAGYKRAFGADAVPCNYEDLEEAELVVLVGSNLAWNHPVLYQRIKVAKERNPLMRLVVIDPRVTDSCEIADLYLGIKPGSDAYLFNGLLAWMEQHRRLDTVYIERHTEGFDDALAAAQQSAGSVADLAAACDVDPERLETFFYWFASQLHVVTLYSQGVNQSSSGTDKCNAIINCHLAGGKIGLPGAGPFSITGQPNAMGGREVGGLANQLAAHMDYHTPGAIDLVSRFWATENLAPTLSESPGYKAVELFEAIERGEIKTLWIMATNPVVSLPDAARVRAALEKCPLVIVSECAAHTDLLPYADIVLPASGWSEKDGTVTNSERRISRQRGMLPPPGEARHDWWIICEVAKQLGFVEAFNYAHPWEIFDEHARLSEFENGTVPASPKRLFDISGLVGLGRAGYDALAPIQWPVTKAAPKGTARLFEDGEFATANGRAKLLAIVPQWPEQALSAAYPLRLNTGRIRDQWHTMTRTARAPRLMNHRAEPFMDVHPDDAHVAGVTDQGLAVLTAAKGEFRARVRISNAQRRGEVFVPIHWTDCFTQQARSSALIDSITDPFSGQPESKHGAVALAPLEVKWQATLLMADAAVEATPWCASAYWTRIPMRGCQRWQLADVQPISDWLAQLSAWLPGSVSVLSQDAASGRLRAAGVENDQLRWWLMVGLPSELPGLAWLESRFNEAALSDIHRRRLLAGCDDGAADTGPVVCSCHQVGQTTITNAIRAGDTSIEALGARLACGTQCGSCIPELKSLIEEERPHARALQRPVQSPATESA; this is translated from the coding sequence ATGACTCAGGCTAAAACGACATGCCCCTATTGCGGCGTCGGCTGCGGCGTAACGGCAACCGTGAAAGCGGGTACGCTGTGTGCTGTCGAAGGCGATCTTGAGCACCCGGCCAACTACGGGCGGCTGTGTGTCAAAGGGTCGGCGCTGCATGAAACGCTGGGTCACCAGGGGCGCTTAACGCATCCCCGAGTCGATGGTGTGGACGTTACCTGGAACGTCGCGCTGAGTACCGTCGCGCAGCGCCTGAAATCGCTGCGCTCAGCGCATGGCAATCACTGCGTGGCAGCGTATCTTTCCGGGCAGCTTTTAACCGAAGATTACTATGTGGCTAACAAGCTATTTAAAGGCTTTTTAGGCACTCCACATTTAGATACCAACTCGCGCCTTTGCATGGCGTCAGCGGTAGCCGGTTACAAGCGCGCCTTCGGTGCGGATGCGGTTCCCTGTAACTACGAGGATTTGGAAGAGGCCGAGCTAGTCGTGCTGGTGGGGTCCAACCTTGCCTGGAATCACCCGGTGCTTTACCAGCGCATTAAAGTCGCTAAAGAGCGCAACCCGCTGATGCGCCTGGTGGTGATTGATCCGCGGGTGACCGACAGCTGTGAAATCGCCGATCTCTATCTAGGTATTAAACCGGGTAGCGATGCGTATTTGTTTAACGGCTTGCTGGCGTGGATGGAGCAGCATCGCAGGCTCGATACTGTTTACATTGAGCGCCACACCGAGGGCTTTGACGATGCCTTGGCGGCTGCCCAGCAGTCCGCAGGGTCGGTGGCTGATCTCGCGGCCGCCTGCGATGTTGACCCCGAGCGGCTGGAAACCTTCTTTTACTGGTTTGCCAGCCAGCTGCATGTGGTCACGCTTTATTCTCAAGGCGTCAATCAATCCTCCAGCGGCACCGATAAATGCAACGCGATTATTAACTGCCACCTAGCGGGCGGAAAAATTGGCTTGCCGGGAGCCGGGCCGTTTTCAATTACCGGCCAGCCCAATGCGATGGGCGGGCGCGAAGTCGGCGGGCTTGCCAATCAGTTAGCCGCCCACATGGATTATCACACCCCCGGTGCGATTGATCTGGTCAGCCGCTTTTGGGCAACCGAAAACCTTGCGCCGACGTTATCCGAAAGCCCCGGCTATAAAGCCGTTGAGCTATTTGAGGCCATTGAGCGCGGCGAGATTAAAACGCTTTGGATCATGGCCACCAACCCTGTGGTTAGCCTGCCCGATGCGGCGCGAGTGCGCGCCGCGCTGGAAAAATGCCCGCTGGTAATCGTATCCGAGTGCGCGGCCCACACCGACCTGTTGCCCTATGCCGATATCGTGCTGCCTGCATCAGGCTGGTCGGAAAAAGATGGCACCGTGACCAACTCTGAGCGCCGTATTTCTCGCCAGCGAGGTATGTTGCCGCCCCCTGGCGAGGCGCGCCACGACTGGTGGATTATCTGCGAAGTGGCCAAACAGCTGGGGTTTGTTGAGGCGTTTAACTATGCGCATCCCTGGGAGATTTTTGACGAGCACGCACGGCTTTCAGAATTTGAAAATGGCACGGTGCCTGCCAGCCCGAAGCGGCTATTTGATATCTCGGGCCTGGTTGGGCTGGGGCGCGCAGGCTACGACGCCTTAGCGCCGATTCAATGGCCGGTCACCAAGGCCGCACCGAAGGGCACTGCTCGGCTGTTTGAAGACGGTGAGTTTGCCACTGCGAATGGTCGCGCCAAGCTGCTGGCGATTGTTCCGCAGTGGCCCGAACAGGCGCTTAGCGCCGCTTACCCGCTGCGCCTAAATACCGGTCGAATTCGCGACCAGTGGCACACCATGACGCGCACCGCTCGCGCGCCGCGCTTAATGAATCACCGCGCGGAACCGTTTATGGACGTGCACCCCGACGATGCCCACGTCGCCGGTGTTACTGATCAAGGCTTGGCAGTATTAACCGCTGCGAAGGGGGAGTTTCGTGCCCGTGTGCGGATTTCCAATGCCCAGCGGCGTGGCGAGGTGTTTGTACCCATTCATTGGACCGATTGCTTCACCCAGCAGGCTAGAAGCAGTGCGCTGATCGACAGCATTACGGACCCGTTCTCCGGTCAGCCGGAGTCCAAGCACGGTGCCGTGGCGCTTGCGCCGCTAGAGGTGAAGTGGCAGGCCACGCTGCTGATGGCGGATGCTGCTGTAGAAGCAACGCCGTGGTGCGCCAGCGCCTACTGGACACGCATTCCTATGCGCGGCTGCCAGCGCTGGCAGCTCGCCGATGTCCAGCCGATCAGCGACTGGTTAGCACAGCTTAGCGCCTGGCTGCCAGGGTCTGTGTCGGTACTCAGCCAGGATGCCGCGAGCGGGCGCCTGCGTGCGGCGGGTGTTGAAAATGACCAGCTTCGCTGGTGGCTCATGGTCGGCCTACCCAGCGAGCTTCCGGGGTTGGCGTGGCTGGAGTCCCGCTTTAACGAGGCGGCGCTGAGTGATATCCATCGGCGGCGCTTATTGGCCGGCTGTGACGACGGCGCTGCGGATACCGGCCCTGTGGTGTGCAGCTGTCATCAAGTCGGCCAAACCACTATTACTAACGCCATTCGTGCCGGCGATACCAGCATCGAAGCGCTTGGCGCCAGGCTCGCCTGCGGCACTCAGTGCGGCAGCTGTATTCCCGAATTGAAATCACTTATTGAAGAGGAGCGGCCCCATGCGCGCGCTTTACAACGCCCTGTGCAATCCCCTGCTACTGAAAGCGCATAG
- the cobA gene encoding uroporphyrinogen-III C-methyltransferase, translating into MPLPRACSSSAAHHAALSLPLHGDCRAGQVYLVGAGSGDAELLTLKAARLLMQADAVVYDRLVGDEVLALIPRHTERYYVGKARGHHSVAQDEIGALMVALAQQGKSVVRLKGGDPAVFGRMGEELDALAGAQVPATIVPGITAASAAAACMGIPLTDRGHAQQLRFVTAQLCREEGTPDWAALARKDETLVFYMGLSKVAAICQGLRQAGLPDEWPIMLVANASQPSQQSLVGSLASMPDMLAANPLPSPCLIVVGSVVQRVATSPAGKSLDVCAASLL; encoded by the coding sequence ATGCCGCTGCCGCGTGCATGCTCGTCAAGCGCTGCGCACCACGCAGCGTTATCCCTGCCGCTGCACGGTGATTGCCGCGCCGGGCAGGTTTACTTAGTCGGCGCGGGTAGCGGCGATGCCGAGCTATTAACGCTCAAGGCTGCTCGGCTGCTCATGCAGGCGGATGCCGTTGTCTATGACCGCTTGGTCGGCGATGAGGTGCTAGCACTGATTCCTCGCCACACCGAGCGCTACTACGTGGGCAAGGCGCGCGGCCATCACAGCGTTGCTCAGGATGAAATCGGCGCGCTGATGGTCGCGCTTGCTCAGCAAGGAAAGTCGGTGGTGCGCCTGAAAGGCGGTGACCCGGCGGTGTTTGGGCGTATGGGTGAAGAGCTGGATGCGCTGGCAGGCGCCCAGGTGCCTGCCACTATTGTGCCGGGAATTACCGCCGCCTCAGCCGCGGCTGCCTGCATGGGGATTCCGCTGACCGATCGCGGCCATGCGCAGCAGCTGCGCTTTGTTACCGCCCAGCTATGCCGTGAAGAGGGCACGCCGGATTGGGCCGCACTGGCACGTAAGGATGAAACCCTGGTGTTTTATATGGGCCTCTCCAAAGTAGCCGCGATTTGCCAAGGCTTGCGCCAGGCAGGCCTGCCGGATGAGTGGCCGATCATGTTAGTGGCCAACGCCAGCCAGCCAAGCCAGCAGTCGCTTGTGGGCAGCTTAGCCAGCATGCCAGACATGCTGGCGGCGAATCCTCTACCGTCACCGTGCCTGATTGTGGTGGGTAGCGTGGTACAGCGGGTTGCCACCTCGCCGGCTGGAAAGTCTCTCGACGTCTGTGCTGCATCGCTTCTCTGA